A portion of the Glycine max cultivar Williams 82 chromosome 10, Glycine_max_v4.0, whole genome shotgun sequence genome contains these proteins:
- the LOC100809283 gene encoding transcription factor E2FA → MSSAAGAPDRRASPPRVAAGAPTRPPLKRHLAFITKPPFAPPDEYHSFSSIGSRRAADEAVVVRSPYIMKRKSGMNDSEGESLAQKWSNSPGYTNVSNVTNNSPFKTPVSAKGGRTQKAKASKGRSCPPTPISNAGSPSPLTPASSCRYDSSLGLLTKKFINLVKHAEGGILDLNKAAETLEVQKRRIYDITNVLEGIGLIEKKLKNRIHWKGIESATSGDVDGDISLLKAEVEKLSLEEQGIDDQIREMQERLRNLSENENNQKCLFVTEEDIKDLPCFQNETLIAIKAPHGTTLEVPDPEEAVDYPQRRYRIILRSTMGPIDVYLISQFEEKFEEVNGAELPMIPLASSSGSNEQLMTEIVTAECSGKELEPQTQLSSHAFSDASQEFAGGMMKIVPSDVDNDADYWLLSDADISITDMWRTDSSVDWNGVDMLHPDFGVISRPQTPSSGFAEVPSTAANSIQK, encoded by the exons ATGTCCAGCGCCGCCGGAGCTCCCGATCGCCGCGCCTCTCCGCCGCGGGTGGCTGCCGGCGCCCCCACCCGCCCGCCGCTCAAGCGCCACCTCGCCTTCATCACGAAACCGCCCTTCGCCCCGCCTGACGAGTACCACAGCTTCTCCAGTATTGGCTCCCGCCGCGCCGCCGATGAAGCCGTCGTCGTTAGATCTCCG TACATCATGAAGCGGAAGAGTGGAATGAATGACAGTGAAGGGGAGTCACTAGCACAAAAGTGGAGTAACAGTCCTGGATACACTAATGTTAGCAATGTAACAAATAATAGTCCCTTTAAAACTCCTGTGTCTGCAAAAGGGGGAAGGACACAGAAGGCAAAGGCTTCCAAAGGCAGATCATGTCCTCCGACACCCATCTCAAATGCTG GTTCCCCTTCTCCTCTTACTCCTGCTAGCAGCTGTCGTTATGACAGTTCCTTAG GTCTCTTGACAAAAAAGTTCATCAATTTGGTCAAACATGCAGAGGGTGGTATTCTTGACCTAAATAAAGCAGCAGAAACTTTGGAG gtGCAAAAGAGGAGAATATATGACATAACTAATGTTTTGGAAGGCATTGGTCTCATTGAAAAGAAGCTCAAGAACAGAATACATTGGAA GGGAATTGAATCTGCTACATCTGGTGATGTGGATGGTGATATCTCTTTGCTTAAG GCAGAAGTTGAGAAACTTTCTTTGGAGGAGCAGGGAATAGATGATCAAATAAG GGAAATGCAAGAAAGGCTGAGGAATttgagtgaaaatgaaaacaaccaGAA gTGCCTTTTTGTGACTGAAGAAGATATTAAGGACCTACCTTGCTTCCAG AATGAAACTCTAATAGCAATTAAAGCTCCGCATGGAACCACCCTGGAAGTCCCCGATCCTGAGGAA GCTGTAGACTATCCACAGAGAAGATATAGAATCATTCTTAGAAGCACAATGGGTCCCATTGATGTCTATCTTATCAG TCAATTTGAAGAGAAATTTGAAGAAGTTAATGGTGCTGAGCTCCCAATGATCCCACTTGCTTCCAGTTCTGGTTCCAATGAGCAACTAATGACAGAAATTGTTACTGCTGAATGCAGCGGAAAAGAACTTGAACCTCAAACTCAGCTCTCTTCTCATGCATTCTCTGATGCTTCACAAGAGTTTGCTGGTGGCATGATGAAGATTGTCCCTTCAGATGTTGAT AATGATGCAGACTATTGGCTTCTATCAGATGCTGACATTAGTATAACAGATATGTGGAGAACAGATT CTAGTGTCGATTGGAATGGTGTAGACATGCTTCATCCTGACTTTGGAGTCATTTCAAGGCCTCAAACTCCATCATCTGGGTTTGCTGAAGTGCCATCAACAGCAGCAAACTCTATTCAGAAGTGA